From the Clarias gariepinus isolate MV-2021 ecotype Netherlands chromosome 3, CGAR_prim_01v2, whole genome shotgun sequence genome, one window contains:
- the ubfd1 gene encoding ubiquitin domain-containing protein UBFD1 — translation MAAQDGSEGAEMETEVSLKASEVSSDEGSKADTAGVEQAVLSDGENASLSQVSAVSNGDESEEGKEMVELKIIWNKNKYDLKIPLDGTGAKLKERIHTLTGLPPAMQKVMYKGLLPEDKTLREIKVTNGAKIMVVGSTINDVLAVNTPKEVIQQEVKAEENKKEPLCRQKQHRKVLDKGKPEDIMPSVKGAKERLPTVPLSGMFNKSGGKVRLTFKLEQDQLWIGTKERTEKIPMGSIKNVVTEPIEGHEDYHMMAFQLGPTEASQYWVYWVPAQYVDAIKDTVLGKWQYF, via the exons ATGGCGGCTCAGGATG GAAGCGAAGGAGCAGAAATGGAAACCGAAGTCAGCCTAAAGGCATCAGAAGTGTCATCTGACGAGGGCAGTAAAGCAGACACAGCAGGGGTCGAACAAGCCGTCCTCAGCGATGGAGAGAACGCCTCGCTGTCTCAGGTGTCCGCTGTGAGCAACGGAGACGAGAGCGAGGAGGGGAAGGAGATGGTGGAACTAAAAATCATTTGGAACAAGAACAAATATGATCTTAAGATTCCTTTAGATGGGACTGGAGCGAAACTGAAAGAAAGAATTCACACACTTACTG GTCTTCCACCCGCTATGCAGAAGGTGATGTATAAAGGTCTGCTACCAGAAGACAAAACGCTTCGTGAAATTAAAGTTACGAATGGTGCGAAAATTATGGTGGTCGGCTCTACAATAAATGACGTCCTGGCTGTAAATACGCCGAAGGAAGTAATTCAGCAAGAAGTCAAAGCggaggaaaacaaaaaagagccGCTGTGCAGGCAAAAG CAACATAGAAAAGTATTGGACAAAGGAAAACCAGAGGATATTATGCCATCAGTAAAAGGGGCTAAG GAGCGTTTACCAACAGTGCCTTTATCTGGAATGTTTAACAAATCTGGCGGAAAAGTTCGACTCACTTTTAAACTGGAACAGGATCAGCTGTGGATTGGAACAAAGG AAAGGACAGAAAAAATCCCGATGGGGTCCATCAAAAATGTTGTGACTGAGCCAATAGAAGGTCATGAGGACTACCATATGATG GCATTTCAGCTGGGTCCTACGGAAGCCTCTCAATACTGGGTTTACTGGGTGCCTGCGCAGTATGTTGATGCAATTAAAGACACAGTCCTTGGAAAGTGGCAGTATTTTTAA